Proteins found in one Salmo salar chromosome ssa26, Ssal_v3.1, whole genome shotgun sequence genomic segment:
- the slc1a2a gene encoding excitatory amino acid transporter 2a isoform X2 yields MQRQVEVRMHESHLEPIVEPPQPMCWGICSKIMNNLVLFLTVLGVITGSVSGILLRPMSPLPPDVIMIISFPGDILMRMLKMLILPLIISSLITGLAGLDAKSSGRLGTRAMVYYMSTTVIAAALGVILVLLIHPGNPKLKSNLGPGKKNDDVSSLDAFFDLIRNLFPENLVQACFQQIQTVTTKVPVPTNRTRGPPQFTIKRGLQYKSGMNVLGLIGFFVAFGIIMGKMGDKAKLMLEFFNVLNEIVMRIVGMIMWYSPFGIACLICGKIISIDDLEMVARQLGMYMVTVIVGLVIHGAIFLPLIYLVIVKKNPYVFFMGIFQAWVTAIGTASSAGTLPVTFRCLEENLGIDKRVTRFVLPVGATINMDGTALYEAVAAIFIAQMNNIDLDYGQIVTVSLTATLASVGAASIPSAGLVTMLLILTAVGLPTQDISLLVAVDWLLDRFRTSVNVVGDSYGAGIVYHLSKDELDAFDAAQKVDEFELTKSQSFFENNTNQCVYAAAHSTVMIDDCK; encoded by the exons ATGCAGAGGCAAGTGGAGGTCAGAATGCATGAAAGCCATTTGGAGCCCATCGTGGAGCCTCCTCAGCCTATGTGTTGGGGAATATGCAGCAAAATCATGAATAACTTGGTCCTTTTCCTCACCGTCCTTG gTGTGATCACTGGCTCTGTTTCTGGAATACTACTGCGTCCCATGTCGCCGCTCCCCCCTGATGTGATCATGATCATCTCGTTCCCAGGAGACATCCTGATGAGGATGCTGAAGATGCTCATCCTGCCCCTGATCATCTCCAGTCTCATCACAG GACTGGCAGGGTTGGATGCCAAGTCCAGTGGCCGCCTGGGCACCCGAGCCATGGTGTACTACATGTCCACCACAGTCATCGCTGCCGCTCTGGGTGTCATTCTGGTGCTGCTCATCCACCCAGGTAACCCCAAGCTGAAGTCCAACCTCGGGCCTGGCAAGAAGAACGACGACGTCTCCAGTCTGGATGCCTTCTTCGATCTAATTCGAAACCTTTTCCcagaaaacctggttcaggcCTGCTTCCAGCAGATCCAGACAGTCACCACAAAAGTCCCCGTACCTACCAACAGGACCAGGGGTCCACCACAGTTTACCATCAAAAGGGGTCTTCAGTACAAGAGTGGGATGAATGTGCTAG GTTTGATCGGTTTCTTTGTGGCTTTCGGGATAATCATGGGGAAGATGGGAGACAAGGCCAAGCTCATGCTGGAGTTTTTTAACGTTCTCAACGAGATCGTCATGAGGATTGTTGGCATGATTATGTG GTATTCCCCTTTCGGTATCGCCTGTCTCATCTGTGGGAAGATCATCTCAATCGATGATCTGGAAATGGTTGCCAGGCAACTGGGAATGTACATGGTGACCGTGATCGTGGGCCTTGTCATCCACGGTGCCATATTTCTACCGCTAATATACTTAGTCATCGTGAAGAAAAACCCCTATGTCTTCTTCATGGGAATCTTCCAGGCCTGGGTCACCGCTATTGGGACAGCATCTAG CGCTGGTACCCTGCCAGTCACATTCCGCTGTCTAGAGGAGAACTTGGGCATCGATAAGCGAGTGACGCGATTCGTGCTCCCCGTGGGCGCCACTATCAACATGGACGGCACTGCGCTTTACGAGGCTGTGGCAGCCATCTTCATCGCCCAGATGAACAACATCGACCTCGACTACGGCCAGATCGTCACTGTCAG CCTGACAGCTACCTTGGCCAGTGTGGGAGCGGCCAGTATCCCCAGTGCTGGATTGGTGACCATGCTACTGATCCTAACAGCCGTTGGGTTACCCACCCAAGACATCAGTCTGTTGGTGGCTGTTGACTGGCTGCT GGATCGGTTCCGAACCTCCGTCAACGTGGTTGGGGACTCCTACGGGGCGGGGATCGTTTACCACCTATCCAAAGATGAGCTCGACGCGTTTGACGCCGCACAAAAAGTTGATGAATTTGAGTTGACAAAGTCCCAATCCTTCTTCGAGAACAACACCAACCAGTGTGTTTACGCTGCAGCCCACAGCACAGTCATGATAGATGATTGCAAG TAA
- the slc1a2a gene encoding excitatory amino acid transporter 2a isoform X1 — protein sequence MQRQVEVRMHESHLEPIVEPPQPMCWGICSKIMNNLVLFLTVLGVITGSVSGILLRPMSPLPPDVIMIISFPGDILMRMLKMLILPLIISSLITGLAGLDAKSSGRLGTRAMVYYMSTTVIAAALGVILVLLIHPGNPKLKSNLGPGKKNDDVSSLDAFFDLIRNLFPENLVQACFQQIQTVTTKVPVPTNRTRGPPQFTIKRGLQYKSGMNVLGLIGFFVAFGIIMGKMGDKAKLMLEFFNVLNEIVMRIVGMIMWYSPFGIACLICGKIISIDDLEMVARQLGMYMVTVIVGLVIHGAIFLPLIYLVIVKKNPYVFFMGIFQAWVTAIGTASSAGTLPVTFRCLEENLGIDKRVTRFVLPVGATINMDGTALYEAVAAIFIAQMNNIDLDYGQIVTVSLTATLASVGAASIPSAGLVTMLLILTAVGLPTQDISLLVAVDWLLDRFRTSVNVVGDSYGAGIVYHLSKDELDAFDAAQKVDEFELTKSQSFFENNTNQCVYAAAHSTVMIDDCKVSMGNGNGHPNGHPNTADFSLVEEEPWKRE from the exons ATGCAGAGGCAAGTGGAGGTCAGAATGCATGAAAGCCATTTGGAGCCCATCGTGGAGCCTCCTCAGCCTATGTGTTGGGGAATATGCAGCAAAATCATGAATAACTTGGTCCTTTTCCTCACCGTCCTTG gTGTGATCACTGGCTCTGTTTCTGGAATACTACTGCGTCCCATGTCGCCGCTCCCCCCTGATGTGATCATGATCATCTCGTTCCCAGGAGACATCCTGATGAGGATGCTGAAGATGCTCATCCTGCCCCTGATCATCTCCAGTCTCATCACAG GACTGGCAGGGTTGGATGCCAAGTCCAGTGGCCGCCTGGGCACCCGAGCCATGGTGTACTACATGTCCACCACAGTCATCGCTGCCGCTCTGGGTGTCATTCTGGTGCTGCTCATCCACCCAGGTAACCCCAAGCTGAAGTCCAACCTCGGGCCTGGCAAGAAGAACGACGACGTCTCCAGTCTGGATGCCTTCTTCGATCTAATTCGAAACCTTTTCCcagaaaacctggttcaggcCTGCTTCCAGCAGATCCAGACAGTCACCACAAAAGTCCCCGTACCTACCAACAGGACCAGGGGTCCACCACAGTTTACCATCAAAAGGGGTCTTCAGTACAAGAGTGGGATGAATGTGCTAG GTTTGATCGGTTTCTTTGTGGCTTTCGGGATAATCATGGGGAAGATGGGAGACAAGGCCAAGCTCATGCTGGAGTTTTTTAACGTTCTCAACGAGATCGTCATGAGGATTGTTGGCATGATTATGTG GTATTCCCCTTTCGGTATCGCCTGTCTCATCTGTGGGAAGATCATCTCAATCGATGATCTGGAAATGGTTGCCAGGCAACTGGGAATGTACATGGTGACCGTGATCGTGGGCCTTGTCATCCACGGTGCCATATTTCTACCGCTAATATACTTAGTCATCGTGAAGAAAAACCCCTATGTCTTCTTCATGGGAATCTTCCAGGCCTGGGTCACCGCTATTGGGACAGCATCTAG CGCTGGTACCCTGCCAGTCACATTCCGCTGTCTAGAGGAGAACTTGGGCATCGATAAGCGAGTGACGCGATTCGTGCTCCCCGTGGGCGCCACTATCAACATGGACGGCACTGCGCTTTACGAGGCTGTGGCAGCCATCTTCATCGCCCAGATGAACAACATCGACCTCGACTACGGCCAGATCGTCACTGTCAG CCTGACAGCTACCTTGGCCAGTGTGGGAGCGGCCAGTATCCCCAGTGCTGGATTGGTGACCATGCTACTGATCCTAACAGCCGTTGGGTTACCCACCCAAGACATCAGTCTGTTGGTGGCTGTTGACTGGCTGCT GGATCGGTTCCGAACCTCCGTCAACGTGGTTGGGGACTCCTACGGGGCGGGGATCGTTTACCACCTATCCAAAGATGAGCTCGACGCGTTTGACGCCGCACAAAAAGTTGATGAATTTGAGTTGACAAAGTCCCAATCCTTCTTCGAGAACAACACCAACCAGTGTGTTTACGCTGCAGCCCACAGCACAGTCATGATAGATGATTGCAAG GTATCCATGGGCAATGGAAACGGCCACCCCAACGGCCACCCCAACACTGCAGATTTCTCTCTTGTTGAGGAGGAACCATGGAAACGAGAGTAA